Proteins encoded within one genomic window of Flavobacterium oreochromis:
- the trxA gene encoding thioredoxin, whose protein sequence is MNDSFRNIINKDKPVLIDFFATWCGPCQMLAPVLREVKELLGDEISIIKIDVDKNQKIAASYQVRGVPTLMLFNKGQAVWRQSGLLQKDEIIKNIKEESL, encoded by the coding sequence TTCATTTCGGAATATAATAAATAAAGACAAACCTGTATTAATTGATTTTTTTGCTACTTGGTGTGGCCCTTGTCAGATGTTAGCTCCTGTATTAAGAGAAGTAAAAGAACTATTAGGAGATGAAATTAGTATTATAAAAATTGATGTAGATAAAAATCAAAAAATAGCAGCTAGTTATCAAGTTAGAGGAGTACCTACTTTAATGCTTTTTAATAAAGGACAAGCGGTATGGCGTCAATCAGGATTACTTCAAAAAGATGAAATAATAAAAAATATAAAAGAGGAAAGCTTATAA
- the guaB gene encoding IMP dehydrogenase, whose protein sequence is MNAHTTKIIGEGLTYDDVLLIPNYSQVLPREVSIQTKFTRNITLNVPIVSAAMDTVTESAMAIAMAQEGGIGVLHKNMSIQQQAAEVRKVKRAESGMIIDPVILNLKANVGDAKNAMREYGIGGIPVVDENGELKGIVTNRDLRFEKNNHRSITEVMTSTNLVTAPEGTTLEKAEEILQGNKIEKLPVVNSENKLIGLITFRDITKLTQKPNANKDKYGRLRVAAALGVTADAVERAEALVNAGVDAVIIDTAHGHTKGVVEVLKQVKNKFPELDVVVGNIATPEAALYLVENGADAVKVGIGPGSICTTRVVAGVGFPQFSAVLEVAAALKNTGIPVIADGGVRYTGDIPKAIAAGASTVMLGSLLAGTKESPGETIIFEGRKFKSYRGMGSVEAMKQGSKDRYFQDVEDDVKKLVPEGIVGRVPYKGELNESMLQFIGGLRAGMGYCGAASVEELQEKGRFVRITSSGISESHPHNVTITKEAPNYSR, encoded by the coding sequence ATGAACGCACACACAACTAAAATTATCGGTGAAGGGTTAACTTACGATGATGTATTGCTTATCCCTAACTACTCACAAGTACTTCCAAGAGAAGTAAGTATTCAAACAAAATTTACTAGAAATATTACATTGAATGTGCCAATCGTTTCGGCAGCTATGGATACAGTTACTGAAAGTGCAATGGCAATAGCTATGGCTCAAGAAGGAGGAATAGGAGTTTTGCATAAAAATATGTCAATCCAACAACAAGCAGCAGAAGTTCGTAAAGTAAAGAGAGCAGAGAGTGGGATGATTATTGATCCGGTAATATTAAATCTTAAAGCAAATGTAGGAGATGCTAAAAATGCCATGAGAGAATATGGTATAGGAGGTATTCCCGTTGTTGATGAAAATGGTGAACTAAAAGGAATTGTTACAAATAGAGATTTACGTTTCGAGAAAAATAATCATAGAAGTATTACGGAAGTAATGACTTCTACAAATTTGGTTACAGCACCAGAAGGAACAACTTTAGAAAAGGCAGAAGAAATTTTACAAGGCAATAAAATAGAAAAATTACCTGTTGTAAATTCAGAAAATAAATTAATAGGTCTTATTACATTCAGAGATATTACTAAACTTACCCAAAAACCCAATGCAAATAAAGATAAATATGGGCGTTTACGAGTAGCTGCAGCTTTAGGAGTTACAGCAGATGCTGTAGAAAGAGCAGAAGCTTTGGTAAATGCGGGTGTTGATGCTGTTATTATTGATACAGCGCATGGTCATACTAAAGGAGTAGTTGAGGTTTTAAAACAGGTAAAAAATAAATTTCCAGAACTAGACGTAGTGGTTGGAAATATTGCTACACCAGAAGCCGCTTTATATTTAGTGGAAAATGGGGCTGATGCCGTTAAAGTAGGTATTGGACCTGGTTCTATTTGTACGACTCGTGTAGTAGCAGGTGTTGGTTTTCCACAATTTTCAGCAGTTTTAGAAGTAGCAGCAGCATTAAAGAATACTGGGATTCCTGTTATAGCTGATGGAGGAGTACGTTATACAGGAGATATTCCTAAAGCAATAGCAGCAGGTGCTTCTACTGTTATGTTAGGTTCTTTATTAGCTGGAACTAAAGAATCGCCAGGAGAGACCATAATTTTTGAAGGTAGAAAGTTTAAATCTTATCGTGGTATGGGGTCTGTAGAAGCAATGAAGCAAGGCTCTAAAGATCGTTATTTTCAAGATGTTGAAGATGATGTTAAAAAATTAGTACCAGAAGGAATTGTAGGAAGAGTACCTTATAAAGGAGAGTTAAATGAGAGTATGCTTCAATTTATTGGAGGATTGCGTGCAGGAATGGGATATTGTGGAGCTGCTAGTGTAGAAGAATTACAAGAAAAAGGTAGATTTGTTAGAATTACATCAAGTGGAATTAGCGAAAGTCATCCACATAATGTAACGATCACAAAAGAAGCACCTAACTATTCACGTTAA